One genomic segment of candidate division KSB1 bacterium includes these proteins:
- the lysS gene encoding lysine--tRNA ligase, with amino-acid sequence MNDIQDHSHQERERQSAEDLSTVLRARREKFEQIKALGIDPFPHEFQRSHLTAEIKNNFEALFEKEVTIGGRIMALRPMGKATFGHLEDASGRLQFYLKQDLIGAENYRLVPLLDLGDIIGVAGKVVKTRTGEITVQADRFKLLAKSLRPLPIAKEKVTGGERMVFDALADKEFRYRQRYADLAVNPQVREVFIKRSRIIASMREYLTGRGYLEVETPILQPLYGGASARPFITHHNALDMTLYLRIANELYLKRLIVGGFEGVFEFAKDFRNEGMDRFHNPEFTMMELYIAYQDYHFMANLVEEMFCKIARDLTGGCRITYQGQDIDLTPPWPRIPMLDAIAKETGYALFGKSLDELRTIAHKLGVAVDASMGEGKIIDAIFGEKVEPKLIQPVFITDYPLALSPLAKRHRSKPGLVERFEPFLAGKEVGNAFTELNDPIDQRERFLEQKRLLEAGDEEAQQLDEDFLRALEYGMPPTTGLGVGIDRLVMIFTDQPSIRDVLLFPQMRPER; translated from the coding sequence ATGAACGACATTCAAGACCACAGTCATCAGGAGCGGGAGCGGCAAAGCGCTGAAGACCTCAGCACGGTTTTGCGGGCACGCCGTGAAAAATTCGAACAAATCAAGGCACTGGGCATCGATCCCTTTCCGCACGAATTCCAACGCAGTCATCTCACCGCGGAGATCAAAAACAACTTCGAGGCCCTGTTCGAAAAAGAGGTGACGATTGGCGGCCGCATCATGGCGCTGCGGCCGATGGGCAAGGCCACCTTCGGCCACCTGGAGGATGCCAGTGGCCGGCTGCAGTTCTATCTCAAACAAGACTTGATCGGAGCGGAGAACTACCGCCTGGTGCCCCTGCTGGATTTGGGCGACATCATCGGCGTGGCCGGCAAGGTGGTGAAGACACGCACCGGTGAAATCACCGTGCAGGCGGACCGCTTCAAACTGCTGGCGAAATCCCTGCGGCCCCTGCCGATTGCCAAAGAAAAGGTGACGGGCGGCGAACGCATGGTCTTCGATGCCCTGGCCGACAAGGAGTTTCGTTACCGCCAGCGCTACGCCGACCTGGCGGTCAACCCGCAGGTGCGGGAGGTGTTCATCAAGCGCAGCCGCATCATTGCCAGCATGCGGGAATATCTTACCGGCCGGGGTTATCTCGAGGTGGAAACCCCCATCTTGCAGCCGCTTTACGGCGGTGCTTCGGCGCGCCCCTTTATTACGCACCACAACGCGCTGGACATGACCCTGTATCTGCGCATCGCCAACGAGCTCTATTTGAAACGTCTGATCGTGGGCGGCTTCGAAGGCGTCTTCGAATTCGCCAAGGATTTCCGCAACGAGGGCATGGACCGCTTCCACAATCCCGAATTCACCATGATGGAACTCTACATCGCCTACCAGGATTACCATTTCATGGCGAATTTGGTCGAGGAAATGTTCTGCAAAATCGCACGGGATCTGACCGGCGGCTGCCGCATCACCTATCAAGGCCAGGACATTGATCTCACCCCGCCCTGGCCACGGATTCCGATGCTCGATGCCATCGCAAAGGAGACCGGTTATGCGCTGTTCGGCAAAAGCCTGGACGAGCTGCGCACCATTGCGCACAAGCTGGGCGTTGCCGTCGATGCCAGCATGGGGGAAGGCAAGATCATCGATGCCATTTTCGGCGAGAAGGTCGAGCCCAAGCTGATCCAGCCGGTGTTCATTACCGATTATCCGCTTGCCCTCTCGCCGCTGGCCAAGCGCCATCGCAGCAAGCCCGGCCTGGTGGAGCGCTTCGAGCCGTTTCTGGCCGGCAAGGAGGTCGGCAACGCCTTCACGGAATTGAACGACCCTATCGATCAGCGCGAGCGTTTCCTGGAGCAGAAGCGCCTGCTGGAGGCCGGTGACGAGGAGGCACAACAACTCGATGAGGATTTCCTGCGCGCGCTGGAGTACGGCATGCCGCCCACCACCGGCCTGGGCGTCGGCATCGACCGGCTGGTCATGATCTTCACCGACCAGCCTTCGATCCGGGACGTGCTGCTGTTTCCGCAGATGCGCCCGGAGAGGTAG
- the alr gene encoding alanine racemase, giving the protein MMGKLPTWPAGRAAVDFPPREPFARQRPTVADIDLQAVAANMRRICSRVHPAAVMAVVKADGYGHGSLPVAHAALRAGACQLGVALPEEGIVLRQHGIRVPVLVFGGLFEQQIEVFLHHDLMMTVYDFDLAQIISRRAQALGTVATVQVKIDTGMGRVGVLDDPVEFVLRLAGLPGVALAGLYTHLATSDEADKTYARQQLAAFRATVTRLRERGISPQWIHAANSGAILDLPEAYFNMVRAGVIMYGYYPSRETSEAIALQPAMRLRSQVLQVKHVPAHFPVSYGRTFQTRRPSFLATIPIGYADGFNRRFSNNMEVLVAGRRCPVVGRVCMDQIIVDLGEAADIRRGEEVVLLGPQGGDEITIYEWCERLGTIPYEVTCNISKRVPRRYTGLAEALDTPT; this is encoded by the coding sequence ATGATGGGTAAGCTGCCTACCTGGCCTGCCGGCCGTGCCGCGGTCGACTTTCCCCCACGTGAACCCTTTGCCCGCCAACGGCCAACCGTTGCGGATATCGACCTGCAGGCGGTGGCAGCCAACATGCGCCGCATCTGCAGCCGCGTGCATCCGGCGGCGGTTATGGCCGTGGTCAAAGCCGACGGTTATGGCCACGGCAGCCTGCCGGTGGCACACGCTGCATTGCGTGCCGGCGCCTGTCAGCTTGGTGTGGCCCTGCCCGAGGAGGGCATCGTGCTGCGCCAGCATGGCATCCGCGTGCCGGTACTGGTGTTTGGCGGCCTGTTCGAGCAGCAGATCGAGGTTTTTCTGCATCACGATCTGATGATGACGGTTTATGACTTCGATCTCGCGCAAATCATCTCCCGGCGCGCCCAAGCGCTCGGCACGGTCGCGACCGTGCAGGTCAAAATCGACACCGGCATGGGGCGGGTGGGCGTGCTGGACGACCCGGTGGAATTTGTGCTCCGCCTTGCGGGCCTGCCGGGAGTGGCGCTGGCCGGCCTCTACACGCATCTCGCCACCAGCGATGAGGCCGATAAAACGTATGCGCGGCAGCAGCTCGCCGCCTTTCGCGCCACGGTCACGCGTCTGCGGGAGCGCGGCATTTCACCGCAATGGATCCACGCGGCCAACAGCGGCGCGATTCTCGACCTGCCGGAAGCCTATTTCAACATGGTGCGTGCCGGCGTGATCATGTACGGTTACTATCCCAGCCGGGAAACTTCCGAAGCGATCGCGTTGCAGCCGGCCATGCGCCTGCGTTCACAAGTGCTTCAGGTCAAACACGTGCCGGCGCACTTCCCGGTGAGCTATGGCCGAACCTTTCAAACCCGCCGGCCGTCTTTTCTGGCGACGATTCCCATCGGCTATGCCGACGGTTTCAACCGCCGTTTCTCCAATAATATGGAGGTGCTGGTGGCAGGCCGGCGCTGCCCGGTGGTCGGGCGGGTGTGCATGGATCAAATCATCGTCGACTTGGGCGAAGCGGCGGATATCCGCCGCGGCGAAGAAGTCGTCCTCCTGGGCCCGCAGGGCGGGGATGAAATCACGATCTACGAATGGTGCGAACGCTTGGGCACGATTCCCTACGAAGTCACCTGCAACATCTCCAAACGCGTACCCCGTCGCTATACCGGTCTCGCGGAGGCGCTGGACACGCCCACGTGA
- the prfB gene encoding peptide chain release factor 2 (programmed frameshift) has protein sequence MREDLHTRLKEMSQRVVYLRDSLEIPKKEKEIEELEKKSSAPDFWNDNERAQAVMRELAARREWVSAWQEVERKRQDAAVMLELAEEARDESVFLEAEKELDAFEKAVAALEFRNMLSGEHDANNAILTLHPGAGGTESQDWTQMLYRMYLRWIERKGFKYEVIDLQAGEEAGLKDATIEVTGPYAYGYLKAEAGVHRLVRISPFDANKRRHTSFASVFVLPVVENNVDIKIEEKDLRIDTYRASGAGGQHVNKTSSAVRITHVPTGIVVQCQNERSQIRNRDMAMKLLMAKLYQLKLEQEKSKFSELEKNKKDIAWGSQIRSYVFHPYNLVKDHRTGVSTGNVQAVMDGDLDEFIKAYLMGMRANKKGGAELLEELEIED, from the exons ATGCGTGAAGATTTGCACACCAGACTCAAGGAAATGTCCCAGCGGGTTGTTTACCTGCGGGACAGTCTT GAAATTCCCAAAAAAGAGAAAGAGATTGAGGAGCTCGAAAAGAAGAGCAGCGCGCCGGATTTTTGGAACGACAACGAGCGCGCACAGGCGGTAATGCGCGAGCTTGCGGCACGGCGGGAGTGGGTCAGCGCCTGGCAGGAAGTCGAGCGCAAACGTCAGGACGCCGCCGTCATGCTGGAATTGGCCGAGGAGGCGCGCGACGAAAGCGTTTTCCTGGAGGCCGAGAAGGAGCTGGACGCTTTCGAGAAGGCAGTGGCGGCGCTGGAGTTTCGCAACATGCTCTCGGGGGAACACGACGCCAACAACGCCATCCTGACGCTGCACCCGGGCGCCGGCGGCACCGAGAGCCAGGACTGGACGCAGATGCTCTACCGCATGTATCTGCGCTGGATCGAACGCAAAGGCTTCAAGTACGAAGTCATCGACCTGCAGGCGGGAGAGGAAGCCGGCCTGAAAGATGCCACCATCGAGGTGACCGGGCCATATGCCTATGGCTATCTCAAGGCGGAGGCCGGGGTGCATCGCCTGGTGCGCATCTCGCCGTTCGACGCCAACAAACGCCGGCACACTTCCTTTGCCTCGGTGTTCGTGCTGCCGGTGGTGGAAAACAACGTTGACATCAAAATCGAGGAGAAAGACCTGCGCATCGACACCTATCGTGCCAGCGGCGCGGGCGGCCAGCATGTCAACAAAACCTCGTCGGCGGTGCGCATCACCCACGTGCCCACCGGCATCGTGGTGCAGTGCCAAAATGAACGCAGCCAGATTCGCAACCGTGACATGGCGATGAAGCTGCTCATGGCGAAGCTCTATCAGCTCAAGCTGGAGCAGGAGAAATCCAAATTCAGCGAGCTGGAAAAAAACAAGAAGGACATTGCCTGGGGCAGCCAGATTCGCTCCTACGTCTTTCATCCCTACAACCTGGTCAAGGATCATCGCACGGGCGTGAGCACCGGCAATGTCCAGGCGGTGATGGACGGGGATCTGGACGAGTTCATCAAGGCCTATCTGATGGGCATGCGCGCCAACAAGAAGGGCGGCGCCGAGTTGCTGGAAGAGCTGGAAATCGAAGATTAG
- the lexA gene encoding transcriptional repressor LexA — MKKLTEKQKLILELIARDVKKRGFPPTMQELADELGIRSKNAIFKHLAALEAKGYIAKHGGGAARSITVLHPMGLPNQTHADNVPVLGRIAAGMPILAQENVERYVPVPDYLTSDGSEYFALRVQGDSMIDAGIYEGDLVIVRSTNQARNGDIVVALTGEEATVKRFVSNGNEVFLKPENNAYAPIPLNQAWSIQGKVVALIRENVH, encoded by the coding sequence ATGAAAAAACTCACGGAGAAGCAGAAGCTCATTCTCGAGCTGATCGCGCGCGACGTGAAGAAACGCGGATTTCCGCCCACCATGCAAGAGCTAGCGGATGAGTTGGGCATTCGCTCGAAGAATGCAATCTTCAAACATCTGGCGGCCTTGGAGGCGAAAGGCTATATTGCCAAGCACGGCGGCGGTGCCGCGCGCAGCATCACAGTGCTGCACCCGATGGGCTTGCCCAACCAGACTCACGCGGACAACGTTCCGGTGCTCGGCCGCATCGCGGCAGGCATGCCCATTCTCGCGCAGGAAAACGTCGAGCGCTACGTGCCGGTGCCGGATTACCTGACCAGCGACGGCTCGGAATATTTCGCGCTGCGCGTTCAGGGTGACAGCATGATCGACGCTGGCATTTATGAGGGCGATCTCGTGATCGTGCGCTCGACCAATCAGGCGCGCAATGGTGATATTGTGGTGGCACTCACCGGCGAAGAAGCCACGGTCAAGCGTTTTGTCAGCAATGGCAATGAAGTGTTTCTCAAACCCGAAAACAACGCCTATGCCCCGATCCCGCTGAACCAGGCATGGTCGATTCAAGGCAAAGTGGTGGCTTTGATTCGCGAAAATGTGCACTAG
- a CDS encoding PP2C family protein-serine/threonine phosphatase gives MLASLWLWADLPVADFLRPAVSIDDVLVRAEQAFQQSPLAGLALHRSINVATNPELARYVQQAGLPQAAASSLALGRWEILRQGSVPSGDNKKDRALFRVNYDFTGRFIGTELRDPRRRDLPGASQEQALSQAKTYLAALAFDTTAFALSEKKTAEDEGVLTHEFTFLRPVALAAALQERVQVRVAGNTVVFFNHETIVPETKQPAVAPRQGSVRFSAEPDAFSEGRLEKIADITVGVLIGITWTLVLGFLIVTFFKRLRHDEIEFKRAWWFGGLLFLATAVSVAVPNWQIDWLAVFLGGGMSGLFVGLSIAMVYATADGVSRDVRPEKLAVLDLLFTGHLRVRELGEAILRSFFIAGTIALLLAAPVWLACLWRLSYVHVEQNLVWFLGGPAAMLAVVSKNVTAAAYHAVIFFLFWPAYLESRLRRHGPVLALLALSFALAGFSLNYLRPLYFNPVLMLPAAFLLARFALRHDFFTLLLALFLFGLVLDLSFIGILPPARTGTGPVVWTVLAVLLLTTGALLIYQPRSVQDFRGYVPAYVSRIAERARFLKELEIAHSVQLRFLPQVAPDFPNLEIASICRPAKEVGGDYFDFIRSGPGRLSVVVGDVSGKGVSAAFYMTLAKGIIQALARQSHSPKSLLCDMNTVFYENTPKEIFISLIYGCFDLAARTLTFARAGHNPLILHKGLGGEVQLLHPGGLAIGLERGEVFAATIEEQRLSIQRGDVFVFYTDGISEAMNAEGEEFGEERLRQVISRLGQTSAQQMLDAITREVFDFISDAPPHDDFTLVVVKVVG, from the coding sequence ATGCTGGCTTCCCTTTGGCTGTGGGCCGATTTGCCGGTGGCGGATTTCCTGCGGCCGGCCGTGTCCATCGATGATGTGCTGGTCAGAGCCGAACAGGCGTTTCAACAATCTCCGCTCGCCGGTTTGGCTTTGCATCGCAGCATCAACGTGGCGACCAATCCCGAGCTTGCCAGGTATGTGCAGCAAGCCGGGCTGCCGCAAGCGGCCGCTTCCTCTCTCGCGCTTGGTCGTTGGGAAATTCTCCGGCAGGGTTCTGTGCCCAGCGGGGACAACAAGAAAGACCGGGCTCTCTTCCGCGTCAATTATGATTTCACCGGCAGGTTTATCGGCACGGAGCTGCGCGACCCGCGCCGGCGCGATCTGCCCGGCGCGAGCCAGGAGCAGGCGCTGTCGCAGGCGAAGACCTATCTTGCTGCCCTGGCGTTCGATACGACCGCATTCGCACTCTCCGAAAAGAAAACCGCAGAGGACGAAGGTGTCCTCACGCATGAGTTCACTTTCCTGCGCCCTGTCGCGTTAGCCGCCGCACTGCAGGAGCGCGTGCAAGTGCGCGTGGCGGGCAACACGGTTGTCTTTTTCAATCACGAAACCATTGTGCCGGAAACGAAGCAGCCGGCCGTCGCACCCCGGCAGGGAAGTGTGCGGTTTTCGGCCGAACCGGACGCGTTCTCCGAGGGGCGATTGGAGAAAATCGCGGATATTACCGTGGGCGTTTTAATTGGCATCACATGGACGCTGGTGCTCGGCTTTTTGATCGTGACCTTCTTCAAGCGCCTGCGCCATGATGAGATCGAATTCAAACGCGCGTGGTGGTTCGGGGGACTGCTTTTTCTTGCGACGGCAGTCTCGGTCGCCGTGCCCAACTGGCAGATCGACTGGCTGGCGGTTTTTCTTGGCGGCGGGATGAGTGGCTTGTTTGTCGGGCTGAGCATCGCCATGGTCTATGCCACCGCCGACGGTGTGAGCCGTGACGTCCGGCCGGAAAAGCTGGCGGTGCTCGATCTTCTCTTCACCGGCCATTTGCGTGTGCGTGAGTTGGGGGAGGCCATACTGCGTAGCTTCTTCATCGCTGGTACCATCGCCCTGCTGCTGGCGGCGCCGGTCTGGCTGGCCTGCCTCTGGCGTCTCAGCTATGTGCATGTCGAACAGAATTTGGTCTGGTTTCTCGGCGGACCGGCCGCCATGCTGGCCGTCGTCAGCAAAAATGTCACTGCCGCCGCCTATCATGCCGTGATCTTCTTCCTGTTTTGGCCGGCCTATTTGGAATCACGCCTGCGCAGGCATGGCCCGGTTCTGGCCTTGCTGGCCCTGTCTTTTGCCCTCGCCGGTTTCTCCCTGAATTATCTGCGACCGCTGTATTTCAATCCCGTGCTCATGCTGCCCGCGGCGTTCTTGCTCGCCCGCTTCGCACTGCGCCATGACTTCTTCACATTGCTGCTCGCGTTGTTCCTCTTTGGCCTGGTGTTGGATTTGAGTTTCATCGGTATTCTGCCGCCGGCCCGAACGGGCACAGGGCCTGTGGTGTGGACCGTGCTGGCTGTGTTGTTGTTGACCACGGGTGCACTGCTGATTTATCAACCCAGGTCCGTGCAGGATTTCCGCGGCTACGTCCCGGCCTATGTCAGCCGCATTGCCGAGCGCGCACGATTTTTGAAGGAACTGGAGATCGCACACAGCGTACAGTTGCGCTTCCTGCCACAGGTGGCGCCCGATTTCCCCAACCTTGAAATTGCCAGCATCTGCCGCCCTGCGAAGGAGGTGGGTGGCGATTATTTCGATTTCATCCGCTCCGGCCCGGGCCGCCTGAGTGTCGTGGTCGGCGATGTCTCCGGCAAAGGGGTATCCGCCGCGTTTTACATGACGCTCGCCAAGGGCATCATCCAGGCGCTCGCCCGCCAGTCCCATTCGCCCAAATCGTTGCTCTGCGACATGAACACAGTTTTCTATGAGAATACCCCCAAAGAAATCTTCATCAGCTTGATCTATGGCTGTTTCGATCTTGCTGCCCGCACGCTCACTTTTGCCCGTGCGGGTCATAATCCGCTGATTCTGCACAAGGGCTTGGGTGGCGAAGTGCAACTATTGCATCCGGGCGGCCTGGCCATTGGCTTGGAACGCGGCGAGGTCTTCGCCGCCACCATCGAAGAACAGCGCCTGTCGATTCAGCGCGGCGATGTTTTCGTCTTTTACACCGACGGGATCTCCGAGGCGATGAATGCAGAGGGGGAAGAATTCGGGGAAGAGCGTTTGCGCCAGGTCATCAGCCGCCTGGGCCAGACCTCGGCGCAACAAATGCTGGATGCCATCACCCGTGAGGTATTCGATTTTATCAGTGACGCACCCCCGCACGATGATTTCACCCTGGTGGTGGTCAAAGTGGTGGGATGA
- a CDS encoding DUF3782 domain-containing protein, protein MPAINDTEQIKSLVRSELTHLLEEDDTCRRLVAGITADQYAEKERTEDRIDRILAELKADRERQDKKWEENQRRWEQSQEENRKKWEENERRWERNQEESRKKWEENQKVIREMLASIKALERRIDHSIGALGARWGMQSEASFRNGLKAILEESFKIKVEHYQDYDEHGLVFGRPEQVELDVIIYNGFLILCEIKSSMSKSDIYAFWRKKEFYEHRHGRKADRNIVISPMVDPKAHVAAQQLGVEVYSFADEVDLAESRKHPHES, encoded by the coding sequence ATGCCAGCAATAAATGACACCGAACAAATCAAGTCCCTCGTCCGCAGCGAGCTGACCCACCTGCTCGAAGAGGATGATACTTGTCGTCGCCTTGTTGCGGGAATAACGGCTGACCAGTATGCTGAGAAAGAGAGGACGGAAGATCGCATCGATCGCATTTTAGCCGAACTCAAAGCCGACCGCGAACGGCAGGACAAGAAGTGGGAAGAGAATCAGAGGAGATGGGAGCAGAGTCAGGAGGAAAATCGAAAGAAGTGGGAAGAGAACGAGAGGAGGTGGGAGCGGAATCAGGAGGAGAGTCGGAAGAAATGGGAGGAGAACCAAAAGGTCATCCGGGAGATGCTGGCATCGATCAAGGCATTGGAGCGAAGAATCGACCACAGCATCGGTGCATTGGGAGCCAGGTGGGGGATGCAATCGGAAGCCTCCTTCCGCAACGGCCTGAAGGCCATATTGGAAGAGTCTTTCAAAATCAAGGTGGAACACTACCAGGATTATGACGAACATGGGCTGGTGTTTGGCAGACCCGAACAGGTGGAACTGGATGTCATCATATACAATGGTTTTCTCATCTTGTGTGAGATCAAATCCTCGATGAGCAAATCCGACATCTACGCGTTTTGGCGCAAGAAGGAATTTTACGAGCACCGGCATGGCCGCAAGGCCGATCGCAATATTGTGATTTCGCCCATGGTTGATCCCAAAGCCCACGTTGCGGCCCAACAGTTGGGGGTGGAAGTGTACAGTTTTGCCGATGAGGTGGATTTGGCGGAGAGCCGAAAGCACCCCCACGAGTCTTGA
- a CDS encoding glycosyltransferase family 2 protein, translating to MPPALSIIIITYNSRGDIARCLASLQQFCRGVAYEIIVCDNASADGSAELIAREFPFVKLLRLPENRGFGAANNAAVQMAQGRYLLLLNPDTWVDDDLAAALAGFLDANPAAAGCVPKHLNPDGSIQIGAVRELPTLATLFYERSGLARLFPKSRRFGRYRMTWWDHNEQRPVPQAGACLALRREVFQAAGGFDEGYFMYFEDVELCHNVAAAGGKLYYLPAVRVYHVGGQSAKQAVAHNFLAFYRSLCRYFRKHHGPKQVLIAKLIVGFSELATLLLLSLALPFDRLLPAPQSWRSRRAQWCGHALLLLRLWSF from the coding sequence ATGCCACCCGCACTCAGCATTATCATTATCACTTACAATTCGCGCGGCGACATCGCGCGTTGCCTGGCTTCGCTGCAGCAATTTTGCCGCGGCGTGGCATATGAAATCATCGTGTGCGACAACGCCTCCGCGGACGGCAGCGCCGAGCTGATCGCCCGTGAATTCCCCTTCGTCAAGCTGTTGCGGCTGCCGGAAAATCGCGGCTTTGGCGCAGCCAATAACGCCGCCGTGCAAATGGCACAGGGTCGGTATCTCCTGCTGCTCAATCCCGACACCTGGGTGGATGACGATTTGGCGGCCGCCCTGGCCGGCTTTTTGGATGCCAATCCCGCAGCCGCCGGCTGTGTCCCCAAACACTTGAATCCCGACGGCAGCATTCAAATCGGTGCCGTCCGTGAGCTTCCCACGCTGGCAACCCTTTTTTATGAGCGCAGCGGGCTGGCCCGTTTGTTTCCGAAAAGCAGACGTTTTGGTCGCTACCGGATGACCTGGTGGGATCACAATGAGCAACGGCCGGTGCCGCAGGCCGGCGCCTGCCTGGCACTGCGCCGTGAAGTATTCCAGGCAGCGGGGGGCTTTGACGAAGGCTACTTCATGTACTTCGAGGATGTCGAGCTGTGCCACAACGTGGCGGCCGCCGGGGGAAAGTTGTACTATCTGCCCGCAGTGCGGGTTTATCATGTCGGCGGTCAAAGTGCCAAACAGGCGGTGGCACACAATTTCCTGGCGTTCTATCGCAGCCTGTGCCGCTACTTTCGCAAGCACCATGGCCCCAAACAAGTATTGATTGCAAAATTGATCGTGGGGTTCTCAGAGCTGGCCACCCTGTTGCTGTTGTCGCTCGCCCTGCCATTTGATCGCCTGCTGCCCGCGCCGCAGTCGTGGCGCAGCCGCCGGGCGCAATGGTGTGGCCACGCCCTCCTGCTGCTGCGGCTGTGGTCTTTTTGA
- a CDS encoding AI-2E family transporter gives MQTPPPHYHLQFSDRQFYIIGRVLLALLLFAAALVVMFFMRNLLAPLVISIFLAYLLEPAVAALENRGLDRVWAILLVFLGLAALAATIFLLLRAEISSEVQTILAHVQLEEPGVLVEQIKDKLRQSFPGATQARIIDMIGTVIRHFFFSFFKPGVEGVLELFSTVGGLIIVPFLTFFILKDSRSLQNAIVQRIPNRYFEMSLSLFHKASQQLGRYIRGVLLDGAIVGLLVMIALSLLDLRYAVFIGMLAGMANLIPYLGPVLGGIPAIAVSVIDRGNFSGVPAVLLAFAVVKIIDDFLIQPYVVSKSVALHPVVVILAIYVGGNLAGILGMIVAVPVVAIIKGSIEILHWGFSEYYIFRLPEFAFAHSEQFKQANTVSSAPAIVAAPPGSHPHARVEAAATAVPVQSSAS, from the coding sequence ATGCAAACCCCGCCCCCGCATTATCATTTGCAGTTTTCCGACCGGCAATTTTACATCATCGGCCGCGTCCTGCTCGCGCTGTTGCTGTTCGCCGCCGCGCTGGTGGTGATGTTTTTCATGCGCAACCTGCTGGCGCCCCTGGTGATTTCGATCTTCCTCGCCTATTTGCTCGAGCCCGCAGTGGCCGCCTTGGAGAATCGCGGCCTCGACCGTGTGTGGGCGATTCTGCTGGTGTTTTTGGGTCTGGCAGCTCTCGCCGCCACGATTTTCCTTCTGCTGCGCGCCGAAATCTCCAGCGAGGTGCAAACCATTCTCGCCCATGTGCAACTCGAAGAGCCTGGGGTGCTCGTCGAGCAGATCAAGGACAAACTCCGGCAGTCGTTTCCCGGGGCCACGCAGGCGCGCATCATTGACATGATCGGCACGGTGATCCGGCACTTCTTCTTCTCCTTTTTCAAACCCGGCGTGGAAGGCGTGCTGGAACTGTTCTCCACCGTCGGCGGCCTGATTATCGTGCCGTTTCTCACCTTCTTCATTCTGAAGGACTCGCGCTCCCTGCAAAACGCCATCGTGCAGCGCATCCCCAATCGCTATTTCGAAATGTCACTCAGCCTGTTTCACAAGGCCAGCCAGCAGCTCGGCCGTTACATTCGCGGCGTTTTGCTCGACGGCGCGATTGTCGGCCTGCTGGTGATGATCGCGCTCTCCCTGCTCGATTTGCGCTACGCCGTGTTTATCGGCATGCTGGCGGGCATGGCCAATCTCATTCCCTACCTCGGCCCGGTGCTGGGCGGCATTCCCGCCATTGCGGTTTCTGTGATCGACCGCGGCAATTTCTCCGGCGTGCCGGCGGTGCTGCTGGCCTTCGCGGTGGTGAAGATCATCGATGACTTTTTGATTCAGCCCTATGTGGTTTCCAAAAGTGTGGCGTTGCATCCCGTGGTCGTGATCCTCGCCATCTACGTCGGTGGCAATCTCGCCGGCATTTTGGGCATGATCGTCGCCGTGCCGGTGGTCGCCATCATCAAAGGCAGCATCGAGATTCTGCACTGGGGATTCAGCGAGTACTACATTTTTCGCCTGCCGGAGTTTGCCTTTGCCCACAGCGAGCAATTCAAGCAGGCCAACACGGTGTCCTCCGCGCCCGCGATTGTGGCTGCCCCACCCGGCAGTCACCCGCACGCGCGCGTGGAAGCGGCTGCCACGGCGGTCCCGGTTCAATCCTCCGCGTCCTGA
- a CDS encoding gamma carbonic anhydrase family protein — protein sequence MILPYQQILPRLGHNIFLAPNATVIGDVEIGDECGIWFGTVIRGDVNYIRIGPRTNIQDLCMCHVTLNKWPLIIGEGVTVGHSAILHGCVIEDYCLIGMGAKILDGARVGPQALVAAGSLVREGVVVPARTLVAGVPAVVKRALTPVEIENLQASAARYVRYKNEYLAAGIGRVTSQ from the coding sequence ATGATTCTCCCTTATCAGCAAATTTTGCCGCGCCTGGGCCACAACATTTTTTTGGCGCCGAATGCCACGGTTATCGGCGACGTCGAGATCGGCGATGAGTGCGGTATTTGGTTTGGCACCGTGATCCGCGGCGATGTCAATTACATTCGCATCGGGCCGCGCACCAACATTCAGGATTTGTGCATGTGCCACGTCACGCTCAACAAGTGGCCGCTGATCATCGGGGAGGGCGTGACCGTTGGGCACAGTGCCATCCTGCATGGCTGTGTGATCGAGGATTATTGCCTGATCGGCATGGGTGCCAAAATTTTGGATGGCGCGCGCGTTGGGCCGCAAGCGCTGGTGGCCGCCGGCTCCCTGGTGCGGGAGGGTGTCGTTGTGCCCGCCCGCACGCTGGTGGCGGGCGTGCCGGCCGTGGTGAAACGGGCTCTCACGCCGGTGGAGATCGAGAACTTGCAGGCCTCGGCGGCGCGCTACGTTCGCTACAAAAATGAATATCTCGCGGCGGGCATCGGCCGGGTGACTTCGCAGTGA